The following proteins come from a genomic window of Methanocella conradii HZ254:
- a CDS encoding RAD55 family ATPase — translation MDKVQKGFPSGIKSFDAILKDNVLQNSVILLMNEVGAGARSWMYTSLAGLSHMKAEQSAKKTNQRLPDKILYISLSRSKEEVLGEISDLKIANIAELEKMLVFIDLSYRYFSSSNVPRSWIQGNEAGGVDVPPFTESSSLMDELVKILDAHARNSIVVIDSMNDLIRLQPEGKEEWTRLIILMKGISRMAMIRNNNVYVFLTMSILEKNREEDIADNSNSVLVFKWDSSSMSQPRSIMQIKKFKGILPIRSEGLMLTLETKLSPERGFEVSYTKEILGK, via the coding sequence TCCGTTATCCTGCTCATGAACGAGGTAGGCGCAGGGGCACGGTCCTGGATGTACACCTCCCTGGCGGGCCTTTCCCACATGAAAGCCGAGCAAAGCGCTAAAAAAACCAACCAAAGGCTTCCCGATAAGATACTCTACATATCTCTATCCAGGTCGAAAGAGGAAGTCCTCGGCGAGATCTCTGACCTGAAGATTGCGAACATCGCAGAGCTGGAGAAGATGCTGGTATTCATCGACCTCTCATACCGCTACTTCTCCAGCTCGAACGTCCCGCGGTCGTGGATACAGGGCAATGAGGCTGGCGGCGTCGACGTGCCGCCTTTCACGGAAAGCTCAAGCTTGATGGACGAGCTTGTAAAAATCCTGGACGCCCATGCCAGGAACAGCATAGTAGTGATAGATTCCATGAACGACCTTATACGCCTACAGCCGGAGGGAAAGGAAGAGTGGACCAGGCTGATAATACTCATGAAAGGCATCAGCCGCATGGCGATGATACGAAACAACAACGTCTACGTCTTTTTAACCATGAGCATACTGGAGAAGAATCGCGAGGAGGACATAGCGGATAACAGCAACTCAGTGCTCGTGTTCAAGTGGGACTCGTCCAGCATGAGCCAGCCCAGGAGCATCATGCAGATAAAAAAGTTCAAGGGTATCCTGCCAATACGCAGCGAAGGCCTCATGCTCACCCTGGAGACGAAGCTGAGCCCCGAGAGGGGTTTTGAGGTATCCTATACGAAAGAGATACTCGGAAAATAG
- a CDS encoding carboxypeptidase regulatory-like domain-containing protein, giving the protein MKKVISLLLLSIISLSLIAVTGAYAAGGTPFSISGQVIDRYGNPIAGADVTLVDSNYKVIGTMKTNENGDFDFINKVAETDTCKVLVSYTDSDGKVYKIPPEWCAWNNTKGTTILPTRYTTIPDYPPPVYGYIYGVIQTDSPPYGQFIKGIVYLVSNDVKYYQFAERTDGKGSFQFYVPAGNYMLYAQHWENGVVYESAHKQVTVSPNSAITEVAETRIILPLTSPASNPDPYEMPSHHNNKVNGTVVTRDGKPWPGATVTLLQKADNGTGWTPMKGYDGKPLTATTNDNGYYEFYGVSPSSNDGQIIQSKKDIKVMVEYTDVNGSRQTYTADNRDSRPLYYPDFIMGYGVENAARNITMPQVTLPFAVGGWVNLNSVPTGAYIYVDGRQLFGPDNKPLTTPCTAYIDAGTHQIKMTKDGYADSVDTITMEANKQHPDLIMSLEKALFPAWVTFAVAVIILLIFMGLIIALLATRIKGVIASIARLLGGLGHKVDDYRAKREVAKAHRAEIAEQKRLEQQRKTIKRQARPGPGIGEDDVPVVNVDPMKRKTGVPEGKKKILDIDFKHITDSVPKKVKPREAVDSKERDTPVVFASDIYRKPSTNVERIPYEASSKPVDDSEALVERPGRGERFRIPKASGKREAGSSLGDKERVLRYIKEHPEGVSFIQMSNDLEIIPNNLTYITKELVINDDIEKVKGLYYYKSHASPPDERSSSVVVWRLDGDK; this is encoded by the coding sequence ATGAAAAAGGTCATTAGCTTATTGCTTCTTAGCATCATATCATTATCACTAATAGCCGTCACAGGGGCATACGCAGCGGGCGGCACCCCTTTTAGCATCAGCGGGCAAGTCATCGACCGATACGGTAATCCTATAGCTGGCGCAGACGTGACGCTAGTGGATAGTAATTACAAGGTAATCGGCACAATGAAAACGAATGAAAACGGCGACTTTGACTTCATTAACAAGGTTGCAGAAACCGATACGTGCAAGGTGCTGGTATCGTACACCGATTCTGATGGTAAAGTATATAAAATACCTCCTGAATGGTGTGCATGGAATAATACTAAAGGCACTACAATCCTGCCAACAAGATATACGACCATTCCCGATTATCCGCCTCCGGTTTACGGTTATATATACGGAGTTATTCAGACCGACTCGCCCCCTTATGGACAGTTCATAAAAGGCATCGTCTACCTAGTCAGTAATGATGTGAAATACTATCAGTTCGCCGAACGGACCGATGGCAAGGGGAGCTTCCAGTTCTACGTGCCGGCGGGCAACTATATGCTTTATGCCCAGCACTGGGAGAATGGCGTAGTATACGAGTCCGCGCATAAACAGGTCACGGTCAGCCCTAATAGCGCGATTACCGAGGTCGCCGAGACCAGGATAATACTGCCCCTGACATCGCCGGCGAGCAACCCCGATCCGTACGAGATGCCATCGCACCACAATAACAAGGTGAACGGCACCGTCGTGACCAGAGATGGCAAGCCCTGGCCAGGGGCGACCGTGACGCTCCTCCAGAAAGCCGATAATGGCACTGGCTGGACCCCAATGAAGGGCTATGATGGCAAACCCCTCACGGCAACGACGAATGATAATGGCTATTACGAGTTCTATGGCGTCTCGCCGTCCAGCAATGACGGCCAAATCATCCAGTCAAAAAAGGACATCAAGGTCATGGTTGAATACACCGACGTGAACGGCTCGAGGCAAACCTACACCGCCGATAACAGGGACTCCCGCCCGTTATATTACCCCGATTTCATCATGGGCTACGGCGTGGAGAACGCGGCCCGTAACATTACCATGCCCCAGGTGACGCTGCCATTTGCCGTGGGCGGGTGGGTGAACCTCAACTCTGTGCCCACGGGCGCATACATATACGTGGATGGGCGGCAGCTCTTCGGCCCGGACAATAAGCCCTTGACAACGCCGTGCACGGCCTACATCGACGCAGGCACTCACCAGATAAAGATGACCAAGGATGGCTACGCGGACAGCGTCGACACCATAACAATGGAGGCCAACAAGCAGCACCCGGACCTCATAATGAGCCTCGAAAAGGCGCTATTCCCGGCCTGGGTTACATTCGCAGTTGCGGTCATAATCCTCCTGATATTCATGGGGCTGATAATAGCCTTGCTGGCGACGAGGATAAAGGGCGTTATAGCCTCGATTGCCAGGCTGCTCGGAGGGCTGGGCCATAAGGTGGACGATTATAGGGCGAAGCGCGAGGTCGCCAAAGCCCATAGGGCTGAAATTGCCGAGCAGAAGAGGCTGGAGCAGCAGCGGAAAACCATTAAAAGGCAAGCAAGGCCCGGGCCTGGAATCGGCGAGGATGACGTACCAGTGGTGAACGTCGACCCGATGAAGAGGAAGACGGGCGTGCCCGAGGGTAAGAAGAAAATACTGGACATCGACTTTAAGCACATCACTGACAGCGTTCCGAAAAAGGTCAAGCCCAGGGAGGCCGTAGATAGTAAAGAGAGGGACACCCCCGTCGTCTTTGCCAGCGACATATACAGGAAGCCCAGCACTAACGTGGAGCGCATCCCTTACGAAGCGTCTTCGAAGCCCGTGGACGATAGCGAGGCGCTGGTTGAAAGGCCAGGGAGGGGCGAGCGGTTCAGGATCCCGAAGGCGTCGGGGAAGCGTGAGGCAGGGTCGTCGCTCGGAGATAAAGAACGCGTGCTCCGATACATAAAGGAGCACCCCGAGGGCGTATCGTTTATACAGATGAGCAACGACCTCGAGATAATACCCAACAATCTCACATACATCACCAAAGAGCTCGTCATCAACGACGATATCGAGAAGGTCAAGGGGCTTTACTATTATAAGTCCCATGCCTCGCCTCCCGACGAAAGGTCATCATCAGTGGTCGTGTGGAGGCTAGACGGCGATAAGTAG
- a CDS encoding rod shape-determining protein: MVDNDSIGNDMMLDDGTPADGGYGFSEGNSYMKKRSSDAIPIGLKIGSTRTVLVMPNYEGSLDIVRTLTCVAKYRDLFTGKLATKFGDEAAEEYADSVYFMFRAGLPQDDDSVKLAAQFIEYLVYKYNIPENSYVTLAHPAVENDRGRKNLKEIISGMSIGRAGRQAWSEAFCGAIPAFDGLDAIKKTFMSVNMGSTTLEMSVFRNGEPVHTVTLGTISGNIVDRKIRLGVQNETQGIVNIDLNTARKYKEEFANFIDYKPVYDSVHIHDKGQYGFKIEKSIMKPVEEYVNNVVEAIMENFFPQLAQDHYQTYKRVLTEPIILTGGMACIPGLKERIQQLLSDELEQQVTVISSDRPDLAPAIGAYRISEYTLQYRE, from the coding sequence ATGGTTGATAATGATAGCATAGGCAATGATATGATGTTAGACGATGGGACCCCCGCAGATGGCGGCTATGGGTTCTCGGAGGGCAATAGCTATATGAAAAAGAGGAGCTCGGACGCGATACCCATCGGCTTGAAGATCGGCTCCACCCGGACAGTCCTGGTCATGCCCAATTACGAGGGCAGCCTCGACATCGTGAGGACGCTGACCTGCGTGGCCAAGTACAGGGACCTTTTCACGGGAAAGCTGGCCACCAAGTTCGGGGATGAGGCCGCAGAGGAGTACGCTGACTCCGTCTATTTCATGTTTCGCGCCGGCCTGCCCCAGGACGACGATAGCGTTAAGCTGGCCGCCCAGTTTATCGAGTATCTGGTCTACAAGTATAACATCCCCGAGAATAGCTACGTGACCCTGGCACACCCTGCGGTGGAGAATGACCGGGGCCGGAAAAATCTAAAAGAGATCATCTCGGGCATGTCCATTGGCAGGGCTGGAAGGCAGGCATGGTCTGAGGCGTTTTGCGGTGCCATACCCGCCTTTGACGGCCTTGACGCCATTAAGAAGACCTTCATGAGCGTGAACATGGGGTCCACCACGCTTGAGATGAGCGTGTTCAGGAATGGCGAGCCCGTCCACACGGTCACGCTGGGCACCATCAGCGGCAACATAGTGGACAGGAAGATACGCCTTGGCGTCCAGAACGAGACCCAGGGCATAGTCAACATAGACCTCAACACGGCGAGAAAGTACAAGGAGGAGTTCGCCAACTTCATCGACTATAAGCCTGTGTACGACTCGGTCCACATCCACGACAAGGGCCAGTATGGCTTCAAGATAGAGAAGAGCATAATGAAGCCCGTGGAGGAGTACGTGAACAACGTGGTCGAGGCGATAATGGAAAACTTCTTCCCCCAGCTCGCTCAGGACCACTATCAGACTTATAAGAGGGTTTTAACTGAGCCTATTATACTTACGGGCGGCATGGCGTGCATCCCCGGCTTGAAGGAAAGGATTCAGCAGCTCCTGTCTGACGAGCTGGAGCAGCAGGTCACGGTGATATCGAGCGATAGGCCGGACCTGGCTCCTGCGATAGGCGCCTATCGCATCTCCGAGTATACGCTTCAGTACAGGGAGTAG